Below is a window of Myxococcaceae bacterium JPH2 DNA.
CTGGAGAACCTTGAAAGACAGGGGGCGGGGTCGAACAATGCGGGCCCGGAGCGAGGCACAGGACTCGATCGCCCCATGGCCTATGGAGCTCACCATGCCCACTCCCGTGAAGACGAGCGAGCTGGACACGTGCGTGCGAGCCTTGGGGGCGGCTACTCGCTCGACAGTCGGCAAGGAGGGCAGTGGCGACCCGCCCCGCATCAGCCTTCGGAACGGACCGGTGGAAAACCCGCCCAGGGCTCCGCGCTGCCTCTCCATTTCCAGTATCTGCCGGGCAGCGAAAAGTTTGGTGTCAGTTTGGTATTGCCCCCTGGTGCGGACCGCCAACTCCAGCGCCAACACGGGCCGCCTGCGCATGGAACCGTGCTCCAGAGTTTCGACGAGCCGCTCGGGGCTCCAAGCGGCGCCGCCAAGGTAACGCTCTGTGGGCTTGAATCCGGAGCGCGCCTCCTGCCACCACATCGCAATGCGCTGAAAGTCTGGGAATGGTAGATCTCCATCCGGTCCCGCGTCCCCCCCCAGCCTCCACGGGAGGGAGGACGAACCCCGGCGACAGCGGCAGGCCCGTGATCGCTGCGAAGGCCTCCACTGCGACCGAAGCCACTGACTCATCCCTCATCCAAGACAGCAGCGCGTCGGCGGCCGCCGGCCTCCCACTAAAGCCGAGCGCCCAGAGGGCATCGCGTCGGTTCATGGGCGACTCAAGCGCTCGCAGCAGCGGTTCGAGTTCCTGTCCCATGGTTCCCAACGTCCAGGCAACAGCAGCAGGCCTCCAGAACTCCGTGGGATGAGCAATGGACTGCTCACACGCAAGCCACGCCTCAGGGAGCCCGAGTATCAATCCAGTCTCCAGGGCAGCCCCACGTATTGATGGGACTCCCGAGTGGAGTGCTTGCTGAAGACAGGCCAGCTTGATCCGTGAGGGGAAGTAGCGAGCCGCGCGCAGAGCAGTACATGCCAAGTCCGGAGCGCCGTCAGCGACAAGCGGATCCAGACTGCCGGGAGGAGGGTGTCGCCGGGCCACGAGAACGTCCAGCAGGGCGGCCCGAGCGGAGGGGGCGGCGCACTCGAATGCGGCCAGCAATGGAAACTCCAGACCTTGACGTGAGGAGAGGCGGAGCGCAACTCGGAGCCCGTCGCGCTGATGGGGCTCTCCTTCCTGCAGGGCGTCCAGAATGGCTCGGCTCCAATCTTCTTCCATACCAAGGAGTGCGAGCCCTGCCGCAAAGGACTCCCCTCGACTGTCGGCATTCAGTCGGGGAAGTAGCAGGCGCCGAGCGACCTGGAGACCTCCCAGCGCCAGCGCATCTACGTGTGCCAGCAATCGCTCTTCCGGGCCGCCCGCAACCTCTCGCAGCGTGTAGAGAGGAGAAGAGAGACTGTCCTCCCATCGATTGAACAGGAAGGCGGCCTCATCCAAATGCTCCTCAGCAACATCCCAGCGCAGAGGTGGCGGATCTGTAGGGCGTGACATGACGGGTTCAATATTAACCGCAAGCAGCCACGTGCATCCGCGCACCACGATCAAGTAGTCCAGAGAAATGCCGCTCAGCCGGACCGCGGTTCGGCGTGGAAGTGCGCTGCGAGGTAGTGGATGAGGCGGCGTGCGTCACGTCCGAGAAGCGCGCAAGCCACCCCATCCCAGTCTGCCTTGAAATTTCCAGAAATTGCAGACATCCAAGAGAAGGCGATCGAATGATGTCGTTCAGGACACCAAGACAACAGTGCAAGACATGCACCGCGACGTTCAAAACTTAACGGAGCTGCTGCACTGCCATTGTTCTGTCGACCGCCGTGCCCTCGCGGGCCTCGGCTCAGAGGTCGTGGGTCTTCAGCTCTCCGAGGTACTGCGCCTTGCCCAGGTCCACACCGTTGTGGCGCAGGATGGAATAGGCCGTGGTGGCGTGGAAGAAGAAGTTCGGCAGGGACATCTGGGTCAGGTAGTCCATACACTTCATCCCCTTGCCCGGCATGAAGCTCAGCGGCGCGGAGCGCGTCGCCGCGCCCTCAAACTGCTCGGGCTTGAGCGTGAGCAACCAGTCCCGCGTCTTGTTCAGCCGCGCGTGCAGCTCGTCCACCGTCGTCTCGGTGTCCTCGTACCGAGGCGGCGGCACCCCCGCGAGAAGCCCGGCCGCCCCCTTGGCGATGTCGCTCAGGATTTGAACCTGGCGG
It encodes the following:
- a CDS encoding DUF1993 domain-containing protein, with the translated sequence MAGMNAYEMSVPMFLRMLSQVHVWLDRAVALSEQKKFNVQVLLNARLAPDQFPFVRQVQILSDIAKGAAGLLAGVPPPRYEDTETTVDELHARLNKTRDWLLTLKPEQFEGAATRSAPLSFMPGKGMKCMDYLTQMSLPNFFFHATTAYSILRHNGVDLGKAQYLGELKTHDL